Proteins from a single region of Antechinus flavipes isolate AdamAnt ecotype Samford, QLD, Australia chromosome 2, AdamAnt_v2, whole genome shotgun sequence:
- the ZNF770 gene encoding zinc finger protein 770, which yields MVKAQQCVVSNKLPRKRPYICNICFKHFETPSKLARHYLIHTGQKPFECHVCHKTFRQLVHLERHQLTHKLPFKCSICQRHFKNLITFLKHQQLHNETYQNDVKQVKRLAESKQEKPTYGAYRSFSTEERWVLHPSSKSDHVYGTARRRKKIHACDTCSKMFPSRSKLERHLLIHTGQKPFKCSLCSKSFRQSTHLKIHQLTHTEERPFQCCFCQKGFKIQSKLLKHKQIHTRKKNFQTISFKKKNPEPRSVPIKLNLKQDGFENGDTQESEENSPIDVDSIYIVPFQCPECEQCFESEQVLNVHKCLHSGDAKNTNSIKRNRNYKTNVKGKVLTKLRRPGDKQLDAFRSDKKKFKTRFLKNRDHLSEQSSDQNASPKTFKNPHGKFGSYKKVNSTKKKRHLPFSWQKQLQSPSAEVNLKGTINSEGILNVDDSVNNDITIYSPSGEEFFDDPDALQRALSTSTDDMLSRHKMCPCDKCEKVFPSISKLQRHYLIHTGQRPFGCNVCGKSFRQSAHLKRHKLTHIEKIPFKRPIYQVEFENLSKLFTHQGDNSQLMGYSEASDAQEYKVTDSSEVSEFKVSTESGDFILVTHGRNMQPYLSKKLLETEQRRYSRYHGYSGSAEKNEGLLYQCSVCFKSFRSPSKLERHYLIHAGQKPFECSVCGKTFRQAPHWKRHQLTHFKERP from the coding sequence ATGGTAAAAGCTCAGCAGTGTGTGGTGTCTAACAAGTTACCTAGGAAGAGGccatatatttgtaatatatgcTTCAAACACTTTGAAACACCATCAAAATTAGCTAGACATTATCTTATTCACACTGGTCAGAAGCCATTTGAATGCCATGTGTGTCATAAAACTTTTAGACAACTAGTTCATCTGGAAAGACATCAGCTAACTCACAAGCTTCCATTTAAATGCAGTATTTGTCAACGAcactttaaaaatctaataacCTTCTTGAAACATCAGCAACTCCACAATGAAACCTACCAGAATGATGTAAAGCAAGTCAAAAGATTGGCAGAATCCAAGCAAGAGAAGCCAACTTATGGAGCATATCGTTCTTTTTCAACAGAAGAGAGGTGGGTATTACACCCATCCTCCAAGTCAGATCATGTGTATGGCACTgcaaggagaagaaagaaaatccatGCATGTGATACCTGCAGCAAGATGTTTCCATCCCGCTCAAAGCTGGAAAGACATTTACTTATTCATACTGGccagaaaccttttaaatgttcTCTTTGCAGCAAATCATTTAGACAGTCAACTCATTTGAAAATCCATCAGCTAACACATACAGAAGAGAGACCTTTTCAATGTTGTTTTTGTCAAAAGGGATTTAAGATTCAGAGTAAACTTCTAAAGCATAAACAAATTcatacaagaaaaaagaattttcaaactatttcattcaagaaaaagaATCCAGAGCCACGCTCAGTACcaattaaattaaacttaaagCAGGATGGTTTTGAAAATGGTGACACACAGGAATCGGAAGagaattctccaattgatgttgACTCTATTTATATTGTCCCTTTTCAGTGTCCAGAATGTGAGCAGTGTTTTGAATCAGAACAGGTTCTCAATGTTCACAAATGTTTGCATTCAGGAGATGCAAAAAATACAAACAGCATCAAAAGAAACCGCAACTACAAAACTAATGTTAAAGGTAAAGTTTTGACTAAGCTTAGGCGTCCTGGGGATAAGCAGTTAGATGCCTTTCGGTctgacaaaaagaaatttaaaactagGTTCTTGAAAAATCGTGATCATCTTAGTGAGCAAAGCTCTGATCAGAATGCCTCACCTAAAACCTTTAAGAATCCTCATGGCAAATTTGGATCTTACAAAAAAGTTAATAGtactaaaaagaaaagacatttgccattttcctggCAAAAGCAATTGCAGAGCCCTAGTGCTGAGGTTAATTTGAAAGGTACTATTAATAGTGAAGGTATTTTAAATGTAGATGATTCAGTGAATAATGACATAACAATTTATAGTCCATCTGGTGAGGAGTTCTTTGATGACCCTGATGCACTTCAGCGTGCGCTTTCAACTTCCACTGATGATATGCTTTCAAGACATAAAATGTGTCCATGTGACAAATGTGAAAAGGTTTTTCCTTCAATATCCAAACTTCAGAGACACTATCTAATTCACACTGGACAGAGACCTTTTGGCTGTAATGTTTGTGGGAAGTCATTTAGACAGTCAGCTCACTTAAAAAGGCATAAGCTCACTCACATTGAAAAAATCCCTTTTAAAAGGCCTATTTACCAGGTAGAATTTGAAAATTTAAGCAAACTTTTCACTCATCAAGGAGATAATTCTCAGTTGATGGGTTATTCTGAGGCTTCTGATGCTCAGGAATATAAGGTGACTGACTCAAGTGAAGTATCAGAATTCAAAGTTAGTACAGAATCAGGGGATTTCATTCTTGTCACTCATGGTAGAAATATGCAGCCCTATCTGTCTAAGAAACTGTTGGAGACAGAGCAGAGGCGTTATAGCCGTTACCATGGCTATTCAGGAAGTGCTGAGAAGAATGAAGGCCTGCTTTACCAGTGTAGTGTTTGTTTTAAAAGTTTCAGGTCTCCATCCAAACTCGAAAGACACTATTTAATTCATGCAGGACAGAAGCCATTTGAATGTTCAGTGTGTGGCAAAACGTTTAGACAGGCACCCCACTGGAAGAGACACCAGCTTACTCATTTCAAAGAACGACCCTAG